In Streptomyces sp. NBC_01551, one DNA window encodes the following:
- a CDS encoding YqcI/YcgG family protein, with amino-acid sequence MSSSSTTYSQLFRSGSHPEGLESHLAQFAETAGSRDFPCVFAPLALRKDELLFGVGNVAQDSWSAAVTLMDLATEAIWEDPDQVVVLWLDGIESDSLDSDHEAFRRILLTLLEAGGEWPADAPADPADPKWNFWYKGIDFFINVSTRHHRLRRSRNLGDPFTLVVQSRASFDRLPVHAAAARRQIRRRISTYDAVELSPHLGTHGDAPELPQYFLGDTNGCPYTAVTEDDVTSHIEGIRGQA; translated from the coding sequence GTGTCCAGCAGCAGCACCACCTACAGTCAGCTCTTCCGGTCCGGCAGCCACCCCGAGGGCCTGGAGTCGCACCTGGCCCAGTTCGCGGAGACCGCGGGTTCCCGGGACTTCCCGTGCGTGTTCGCCCCCTTGGCCTTACGCAAGGACGAGCTCCTGTTCGGTGTCGGCAACGTCGCGCAGGACAGCTGGAGCGCCGCCGTCACGCTCATGGACCTGGCCACCGAGGCGATCTGGGAGGACCCCGACCAGGTCGTGGTCCTCTGGTTGGACGGGATCGAATCCGACTCCCTCGACAGCGACCACGAGGCCTTCCGGCGGATCCTGCTCACCCTGTTGGAGGCCGGCGGCGAGTGGCCGGCGGACGCGCCGGCCGATCCCGCCGATCCGAAATGGAACTTCTGGTACAAGGGCATCGACTTCTTCATCAACGTCAGCACCCGGCACCACCGGCTGCGGCGCAGCCGCAACCTCGGGGACCCCTTCACCCTCGTCGTCCAGTCCCGGGCCAGCTTCGACCGGCTGCCCGTCCACGCCGCTGCCGCCCGCAGGCAGATACGCCGGCGCATCTCCACGTACGACGCGGTAGAGCTCTCGCCCCACCTGGGCACGCACGGCGACGCGCCTGAACTGCCCCAGTACTTCCTCGGCGACACCAACGGCTGCCCGTACACGGCCGTGACCGAAGACGACGTCACCTCGCACATCGAAGGCATCAGGGGCCAGGCATGA
- a CDS encoding DMT family transporter produces the protein MGSTGIQLSSAFAAGLFDSLGPLSVSSLRMAIAALILCALFRPRLRGRNRGQWTSIAVYGVAMAAMNLCLYSAIDRIPLGVAVTLEFLGPCAVAFLASRRIREGLCALAAFAGVLLISGPGGYFSAAGYAFGLGAAAFFALYTVFAEKVGKDDTGLSGLALSVAVAAAVSAPFGIGAVGRVSGHQWLVLGAAAVVGVAIPYAVDTIAARVSSARVVGTLFSIDPVMGSLAGLLILGEHISWTAVAGIVVVAVAGAAVVWLAEATIEADEPLAEVSETIRI, from the coding sequence GTGGGCTCCACCGGCATCCAGCTGTCCTCCGCGTTCGCGGCCGGGCTGTTCGACTCGCTGGGGCCCCTGTCCGTCAGCTCCCTGCGCATGGCCATCGCCGCGCTGATCCTGTGTGCGCTGTTCCGGCCGCGGCTGCGCGGGCGGAATCGCGGCCAGTGGACGTCCATCGCCGTCTACGGGGTGGCCATGGCGGCCATGAACCTCTGCCTGTACTCGGCCATCGACCGGATCCCGCTCGGCGTCGCCGTCACCCTGGAGTTCCTGGGGCCCTGCGCGGTGGCGTTCCTGGCGTCGCGGCGGATCCGGGAGGGCCTGTGCGCGCTCGCAGCCTTCGCGGGAGTGTTGCTGATCTCCGGGCCCGGTGGGTACTTCAGCGCGGCCGGCTACGCCTTCGGCCTCGGCGCGGCCGCCTTCTTCGCCCTCTACACCGTCTTCGCGGAGAAGGTCGGCAAGGACGACACGGGGCTGTCCGGGCTCGCCCTGTCGGTGGCGGTCGCCGCCGCCGTCTCCGCACCCTTCGGGATCGGCGCGGTCGGCCGGGTGAGCGGGCACCAGTGGCTGGTACTGGGTGCGGCCGCTGTGGTCGGGGTCGCGATTCCGTACGCCGTCGACACGATCGCCGCCCGAGTCTCCTCCGCGCGGGTGGTCGGCACGCTGTTCAGCATCGACCCCGTCATGGGGTCCCTCGCCGGACTGCTGATCCTCGGCGAGCACATCAGCTGGACCGCGGTCGCCGGCATCGTCGTCGTGGCCGTCGCGGGCGCCGCCGTGGTGTGGCTGGCGGAGGCCACGATCGAGGCGGACGAGCCGCTCGCAGAGGTGTCCGAAACGATCCGGATCTGA